Proteins found in one Saccharomyces mikatae IFO 1815 strain IFO1815 genome assembly, chromosome: 5 genomic segment:
- the YND1 gene encoding apyrase (similar to Saccharomyces cerevisiae YND1 (YER005W); ancestral locus Anc_7.149): MLIENSNDRFGIVIDAGSSGSRIHVFKWQDAESLLRAKYQVSDSVFQSVPHIHQENDWTSKINPGLSTFERKPKESYKSHIKPLLDFAKGIIPESHWSNCPVFIQATAGMRLLPQDRQSAILDDLCQGLKHHSEFLIEDCSSQIQVIDGETEGLYGWLSLNYLYGHFNDFNPEVSDHFTFGFMDMGGASTQIAFAPHDREEIARHRDDIATVFLRSVNGDLQKWDVFVSTWLGFGANQARRRYLAQLINTLPENTNNYKDDDFSTKTLNDPCMPRGSNADFEFKDTTFHITGSGNYVQCTKSIYPLLLKNMPCDDEPCLFNGVHAPRIDFANDKFIGTSEYWYTANDVFKLGGEYNFEKYSQSVREFCNSNWTQILGNSNKGMYNSIPESFLKDACFKGNWVLNILHEGFDMPRIEVDAEKIDNEPLFQSVEKVNERELSWTLGKMLLYASGSILAGSDDYVVGIAPSERRTKLTGKKFIPGKLFGSNQLPKQTPNFSTKWLLVWFTIICVIFYLIFHNSHTTKRRFFGFYNVTKDLKTGIRRKLKFLTRSDPFSRLEEGEFGTNVDSLKDAHRMKCSSMFDLGKSSATMQREHEPQRTASQSANLAPSNLRPAFSMADFSKFKDSRLYD; encoded by the coding sequence ATGCTTATAGAAAACAGTAATGATCGATTTGGTATCGTCATAGATGCAGGTTCTTCTGGTTCGAGAATTCACGTGTTTAAGTGGCAGGACGCAGAATCACTTCTTCGTGCAAAATACCAGGTCTCAGACTCCGTGTTTCAGTCAGTACCTCATATTCATCAAGAGAATGACTGGACTTCCAAAATTAATCCAGGTTTATCCACTTTTGAAAGGAAGCCCAAAGAGTCTTATAAATCTCACATCAAGCCATTACTTGATTTTGCTAAAGGAATTATTCCTGAATCGCATTGGTCAAATTGTCCCGTTTTTATTCAGGCCACCGCAGGCATGCGTCTTTTACCCCAAGACAGACAATCAGCCATTTTGGATGACTTGTGTCAGGGGCTCAAACATCATTCAGAATTCCTAATTGAGGATTGCTCCTCACAAATCCAAGTTATCGATGGTGAAACTGAAGGTTTATATGGCTGGCTCAGCTTGAACTATCTTTATGGACACTTCAATGACTTTAATCCGGAAGTTTCAGACCATTTCACTTTCGGATTCATGGATATGGGTGGTGCCTCTACTCAGATTGCATTTGCGCCGCATGATCGAGAAGAAATTGCTAGACATAGAGATGACATCGCCACTGTCTTCCTGAGGAGCGTTAATGGAGATTTACAAAAATGGGACGTCTTTGTCAGTACTTGGTTAGGGTTTGGTGCCAATCAAGCTAGAAGAAGGTATTTGGCTCAGTTAATCAATACTCTACCAGAAAACACAAATAATTACAAAGATGATGACTTTTCTACAAAGACTTTGAACGATCCATGCATGCCGCGAGGAAGTAATGctgattttgaatttaaagATACCACTTTTCATATTACTGGTTCGGGGAATTATGTGCAATGTACCAAGTCTATTTACCCCttacttttgaaaaatatgcCTTGTGATGACGAGCCATGTTTATTTAATGGTGTTCATGCTCCTCGGATAGATTTTGCTAATGATAAATTCATAGGTACTTCTGAATATTGGTACACCGCAAACGATGTATTTAAGCTGGGGGGTGAATACAACTTTGAAAAGTATAGCCAAAGCGTAAGAGAATTTTGCAATTCCAATTGGACCCAAATATTAGGAAATAGTAATAAAGGAATGTATAATTCTATTCCAGAgagttttttgaaagatgcATGTTTTAAAGGCAACTGGGTCCTCAATATACTTCATGAAGGGTTTGATATGCCTCGAATAGAGGTTGATGCCGAAAAGATCGATAATGAACCTTTGTTTCAAAGTGTGGAAAAAGTCAATGAACGAGAGCTATCCTGGACATTGGGTAAAATGTTACTTTATGCTTCTGGAAGTATATTAGCTGGTAGTGATGATTACGTAGTAGGCATTGCACCCAGTGAAAGAAGAACGAAACTCACAGGTAAGAAATTCATACCTGGCAAGTTATTTGGGTCTAATCAATTACCTAAGCAAACCCCCAATTTCTCTACTAAATGGTTGTTGGTGTGGTTTACGATAATCTGTGTcatattttatttgatCTTTCATAATTCTCACACCACCAAAAGGCGATTTTTTGGATTCTATAACGTTACCAAGGACCTCAAGACAGGTATAAGGAGAAAGTTGAAGTTTTTAACGAGATCAGATCCATTTTCCAGATTGGAGGAAGGGGAATTTGGAACAAATGTGGATAGTTTGAAAGATGCGCACAGAATGAAGTGTAGCAGTATGTTTGATCTCGGCAAGAGTTCAGCAACAATGCAAAGGGAGCACGAACCGCAAAGGACAGCAAGTCAATCAGCTAATCTCGCTCCGTCAAACTTACGACCTGCGTTTTCCATGGCGGATTTCTCTAAATTCAAGGACAGTAGGCTATATGATTGA